The Solibacillus sp. FSL R7-0682 genome includes a window with the following:
- a CDS encoding serine hydrolase, translated as MEKVLEKLKEIESGEVGIIIFSQVKQEIVLSLNTGLLVPLASAAKVAIAFCVAKLIDERHYKWTDIVEDITLNPKEDSKVIYPQFQNRENLELRDAVEVMVACHDSFVADRIVQFCGGWDLFNQKLKSYFTNINITQNPRDLDNKGELNELLELLQLIYQGYKINPELWISVINGLVRQRSDIDGIPSHFLNHMTGGLDNVVVDIGMLGEFSKNPLLFVLGAKELPSRFKEKLADEILIDAMKLIYDEYCNQEEDQENKSISISML; from the coding sequence TTGGAAAAAGTTCTTGAAAAATTAAAGGAAATAGAGTCTGGCGAAGTTGGAATTATTATTTTTTCTCAAGTAAAACAAGAAATAGTTTTATCATTAAATACAGGTTTATTAGTACCTCTTGCTTCTGCAGCAAAAGTTGCAATTGCCTTTTGTGTCGCAAAATTGATCGATGAAAGACACTATAAATGGACTGACATTGTTGAAGATATAACTTTAAATCCAAAAGAGGATAGTAAAGTAATTTATCCTCAATTTCAAAATAGAGAAAACTTGGAACTTCGAGATGCAGTGGAAGTAATGGTAGCCTGTCACGATAGCTTTGTAGCGGACAGGATTGTTCAATTTTGTGGAGGATGGGATTTGTTTAACCAAAAATTAAAATCCTATTTTACAAACATAAATATTACTCAGAACCCCAGAGATTTAGATAATAAGGGTGAATTGAATGAGCTGTTAGAACTTTTACAATTAATCTATCAAGGGTACAAAATTAATCCTGAACTATGGATCTCAGTTATAAATGGTTTAGTTAGGCAACGAAGTGATATAGATGGCATACCGAGCCATTTTTTAAATCATATGACTGGTGGATTAGATAATGTTGTAGTCGATATTGGGATGCTCGGTGAGTTCTCCAAAAATCCATTATTATTTGTTTTGGGGGCAAAGGAATTACCAAGTCGATTTAAAGAGAAATTAGCAGATGAAATACTTATTGATGCCATGAAACTAATTTATGATGAATATTGTAATCAAGAAGAGGATCAGGAAAATAAAAGTATATCTATTTCAATGTTATAA